The following are encoded together in the Bradyrhizobium genosp. L genome:
- a CDS encoding L-dopachrome tautomerase-related protein, which produces MKSVRRGIRFVTLAAAAIVATAVHADSGGKKAEVIAKLPQSVGNIAFTPDNQLIFSHHPFYSPDVRVARLTSATTFEPFPNVEWNTPRKGTDQYLDNVLGLRSDEAGVVWIIDMGFRTQITPKLVGWNTRTNRLERIYYMPKPVTVKGSQPQDIVIDQKNRKFYIADENIGPGGDGSHAAIIVIDMDTGVARRVLDGDKSTVPENVPITVDGNDLTVPGKDGKPSIIKVGCDGITMDVKSEWVYFAPLSGRSLYRIKAADLSNDKVSPEELSSKVERYSDKPNNGGLSIDYAGNLYLTAVETKSIGIIGADRKYRTYLNDPDMVWPDGITASPDGYMYVSASQVSAAAMFHGGRAENKTPYLIYRFKPEAAGYISR; this is translated from the coding sequence GTGAAGAGCGTGAGAAGAGGGATCCGATTTGTCACCTTGGCTGCCGCAGCCATCGTGGCGACGGCGGTGCATGCGGATAGCGGAGGCAAGAAAGCGGAGGTTATCGCCAAACTACCGCAGTCCGTAGGCAATATTGCCTTTACGCCGGACAACCAGCTGATCTTCAGCCATCATCCATTCTACAGCCCCGACGTCCGGGTCGCGCGGCTGACCTCGGCGACGACATTCGAGCCATTCCCGAATGTCGAGTGGAATACGCCGCGCAAGGGCACGGATCAGTACCTCGACAATGTGCTGGGCCTTCGGTCCGACGAAGCCGGCGTCGTCTGGATCATCGACATGGGCTTCCGCACGCAGATCACACCAAAGCTGGTCGGCTGGAATACGCGCACAAACAGGCTCGAGCGCATCTACTATATGCCGAAACCGGTCACGGTGAAGGGGTCCCAGCCGCAGGATATCGTGATCGATCAGAAAAATCGGAAGTTCTACATCGCTGACGAGAATATCGGACCGGGCGGCGATGGCTCGCATGCAGCCATCATTGTCATCGACATGGATACTGGCGTCGCGCGGCGCGTGCTGGATGGCGATAAATCGACCGTCCCGGAGAATGTGCCGATAACCGTCGACGGCAACGATCTGACGGTGCCGGGCAAGGACGGCAAGCCGTCGATCATCAAGGTCGGCTGCGATGGCATCACGATGGACGTCAAGTCGGAGTGGGTCTACTTCGCACCGCTCAGCGGCCGATCACTGTACCGCATCAAGGCGGCCGATTTGAGCAACGACAAGGTCAGTCCCGAAGAGCTAAGCAGTAAGGTCGAGCGCTACTCGGACAAGCCGAACAATGGCGGCCTGTCGATTGATTACGCAGGCAACCTCTATCTTACCGCCGTCGAGACCAAGTCGATCGGGATTATCGGAGCGGATCGCAAGTACCGCACCTATCTCAACGATCCCGACATGGTGTGGCCTGACGGGATCACGGCCTCGCCGGACGGGTACATGTATGTGTCCGCATCCCAAGTGTCGGCCGCCGCAATGTTCCACGGTGGCAGGGCGGAGAACAAGACGCCGTACCTGATTTACCGCTTCAAGCCCGAGGCTGCCGGCTACATTTCGCGTTGA